The Mesorhizobium opportunistum WSM2075 DNA window GAAACTCTCATCCAGCGTTTAAGGAATGGATAAGGGCAGGCCCGACCAAAGCCCGGCCTGTGTCAAATATCGGGATGCTTGCCCTCGAAAACCCGGGCAAATGCCGCCATAGTAAATGGAGGGTTATCCGGGAACGCCCGCCCACAGTGGACCAGTGGTGGGCACGAAAACGCTCGAGTTCTAGAAAAGCGCAATGGAAACAGCCAGATAAATGGTTATTGGTCGGTAACGAAAATCGTCCCGATATGAGACAAATCCATCGCAAAACGCTTCGTTTCGAATTTGTCTAAAATTTGAGGAAAATTGTCGGCTGACCCGCAAGCCGTCCTTCGTGCCTGTGTGCCAACATCCTGCCATAAAAGAGGTCATGCCATGTGATGCATGATCCGGTCACGACGAGAGGCAAGGCATGTTCTTCCTGATAAGAATGGCTTTCTGGTTTTCACTGGTGCTGCTGGCGCTGCCCCTGACTGCCGGTTCCGACGAACCCGGGCAGGAAAGCGTCGGGCCGGTCCAGGCCTTGTTCGCGGCGCGCGACGCAGTCGGTGACATTGCCGGCATTTGCGAGCGCAAGCCCGATGTCTGCGAAACCGGCAAGTCCGCCATGCACACCATCACGGCACGCGCCAAGGAGACCGCCAAGATCGCGGCGGCGATGCTGGACGACAAGTCCGCTGGCCCCGACACTTCGACAATGACCGGCAGCGTGGCCGAGAACGTCGTGCTGCCCGAGACAGTCAACCTGCCGGTAAAGAATTAAGCCGTCTCGACGGCGCACCGCGGGCCTTCTGCCCTCTCGACGCCCGCGGTGTCCTTGTTTTTTCCGTGACGCGACGCCGCTGGGGTTTTTTCCGTGACGCTGCGCCGCTGGGGTTTTTTCCGTGACGCGGCGCCGCTGGGGTTTTTTCCGTGACGCGGCGCCGCCGGGTCACTATATCCGGGTCATGACGGCCTCGATCCAGACGATCCGCGACG harbors:
- a CDS encoding DUF5330 domain-containing protein, with protein sequence MFFLIRMAFWFSLVLLALPLTAGSDEPGQESVGPVQALFAARDAVGDIAGICERKPDVCETGKSAMHTITARAKETAKIAAAMLDDKSAGPDTSTMTGSVAENVVLPETVNLPVKN